A single Crateriforma conspicua DNA region contains:
- a CDS encoding NfeD family protein, which yields MNQNRRDTSPWTGWPVLALAAVCAFWTAVADAADPPQRRAVSIPLHEDINPLSGAIFQRKFQNAIDQGVDVVILDIQSPGGWTMVTLEMMDTLLDAKDVETVAYIEKDAISGAALFALAADKIIMHPGARIGDAGEIVMGDDGAFRYTEAKSRSVLAQKARDTAKATGRPPTLAEKMTHKDMVVYRATNRDDGTVDYFSDQEWESRTDIEQWQKGKPVREAGADMFFVANGTRAVELGIADQTVESRAELYDVLNVKTPVPEMQRTSMDTVILVLNSGFVAFLLILLGLIALGFELSAPGLGVGGLASLLCFGLFFWSRFLGGTAGWLEVTLFACGLMFIAAEVFVIPGFGVAGISGLVLTLGSLVMASRRFVWPANAAEMADLGNDVLIVLGAFFGFLIALVVMANYISDIPGLSRLTLKPQLVPDPATAGGIAPAESSAPAWQRIAIGTVGRSVSPLRPSGRVQVGDDFLDVVTEGDFVDPDVLVKVVAKQGARVVVRSIDG from the coding sequence ATGAATCAAAACCGACGGGACACTTCGCCATGGACCGGGTGGCCGGTGCTGGCACTGGCAGCGGTCTGTGCGTTTTGGACAGCGGTGGCCGATGCAGCCGACCCGCCCCAGCGTCGCGCGGTGTCGATCCCTTTGCACGAAGACATCAACCCGCTGTCCGGTGCGATCTTTCAGCGCAAGTTCCAGAACGCGATCGACCAAGGAGTCGACGTGGTCATTTTGGACATCCAAAGCCCCGGCGGCTGGACGATGGTCACGCTGGAGATGATGGACACGCTGTTGGACGCCAAGGACGTGGAAACGGTCGCGTACATCGAAAAGGATGCGATCAGCGGTGCGGCGTTGTTCGCCTTGGCGGCCGACAAGATCATCATGCATCCGGGAGCGAGAATCGGTGACGCCGGTGAAATCGTCATGGGCGACGACGGCGCGTTTCGATACACCGAAGCGAAAAGCCGCAGCGTGTTGGCACAAAAAGCCCGCGACACGGCCAAGGCGACGGGGCGTCCGCCGACGTTGGCCGAAAAGATGACGCACAAGGACATGGTCGTGTACCGCGCGACCAACCGCGACGACGGCACCGTCGATTACTTCAGCGACCAAGAATGGGAAAGCCGCACCGACATCGAGCAATGGCAAAAGGGCAAGCCCGTTCGCGAAGCCGGCGCCGACATGTTCTTCGTCGCCAACGGAACGCGAGCGGTCGAACTGGGCATCGCCGACCAGACCGTTGAAAGCCGTGCCGAGCTGTACGACGTGTTGAACGTCAAAACGCCGGTGCCGGAAATGCAGCGGACGTCGATGGACACGGTGATCCTGGTTTTGAATTCCGGTTTCGTCGCATTCTTGTTGATCCTGCTGGGGCTGATCGCGCTGGGGTTCGAACTCAGTGCGCCGGGGCTGGGCGTCGGCGGGTTGGCCAGTCTGCTTTGTTTCGGTCTGTTTTTCTGGAGTCGATTTCTGGGCGGCACGGCCGGCTGGCTGGAAGTGACGCTGTTCGCGTGCGGGTTGATGTTCATCGCCGCGGAAGTCTTCGTCATTCCCGGTTTCGGCGTCGCAGGCATCAGCGGGCTGGTGCTGACACTGGGCAGTCTGGTGATGGCGTCCCGTCGATTCGTGTGGCCCGCCAACGCGGCGGAGATGGCCGATCTGGGCAACGACGTGTTGATCGTACTGGGGGCGTTCTTTGGTTTTTTGATCGCGTTGGTGGTGATGGCCAACTACATCAGCGACATCCCCGGGCTGAGCCGATTGACGCTGAAACCGCAACTGGTCCCCGATCCGGCAACCGCCGGCGGAATCGCACCGGCCGAATCATCCGCGCCGGCTTGGCAACGCATCGCGATCGGCACGGTCGGTCGATCGGTGTCGCCGCTACGGCCCAGCGGACGTGTCCAAGTCGGCGACGATTTTTTGGACGTCGTCACCGAGGGCGATTTTGTAGACCCCGACGTGTTGGTCAAAGTCGTCGCCAAGCAAGGCGCGCGGGTGGTCGTCCGCAGCATCGACGGCTGA
- a CDS encoding serine hydroxymethyltransferase has product MNLLQQQDPQVWEAIEAEAVRQQDGLEMIASENYTSVAVMQAVGSVLTNKYAEGYPGRRYYGGCQHVDVVENLAIDRAKELFGAEAANVQPHSGSQANAAVYLSCLDVGDTVLGLDLAQGGHLTHGMKLNISGRLYNFISYGVDRENHRLDFDQIASLAKEHKPKLIVAGASAYPREIPHDKFKQIADDVGAKLMVDMAHYAGLVAAGIHNSPVPFADYVTTTTHKTLRGPRSGLIMCKEEHLKLVNRNVFPGTQGGPLMHVVAGKAVCFAEALADDFKVYGKRIIENAQALAETLTATGMRLVSGGTDNHLMLVDVTTAGLGGKKAEAVLDECGITVNMNMIPFDERKPMDPSGIRIGTPALTTRGMGPDEMRRIGGWIDKALRNSDDASVHQSIRSEIKELCDSFPVPAGRAAVAEVVG; this is encoded by the coding sequence ATGAATTTGCTGCAGCAGCAAGATCCGCAAGTCTGGGAAGCCATCGAAGCCGAAGCGGTCCGCCAACAGGACGGCTTGGAAATGATTGCCAGCGAAAACTACACCAGCGTCGCGGTCATGCAGGCGGTCGGCAGCGTGTTGACCAACAAGTACGCCGAAGGCTACCCCGGACGTCGATACTACGGCGGTTGCCAGCATGTGGACGTCGTCGAAAATCTGGCCATCGATCGGGCCAAGGAATTGTTCGGGGCCGAAGCGGCCAACGTCCAGCCACACAGCGGATCACAAGCCAACGCGGCGGTGTACCTGAGTTGCCTGGATGTCGGCGACACCGTCCTGGGACTGGATTTGGCCCAGGGCGGGCACCTGACCCACGGCATGAAGCTGAACATCAGCGGCCGGCTGTACAACTTCATCAGCTACGGCGTGGATCGCGAAAACCACCGTTTGGATTTCGACCAAATCGCCTCGCTGGCCAAGGAACACAAGCCCAAGCTGATCGTGGCCGGTGCCAGCGCGTACCCGCGTGAAATCCCACACGACAAATTCAAACAAATCGCCGACGATGTCGGTGCCAAGTTGATGGTCGACATGGCCCACTATGCGGGTCTGGTCGCCGCCGGCATTCACAACAGCCCCGTGCCGTTTGCCGATTACGTCACCACGACGACGCACAAAACCCTGCGTGGCCCCCGCAGCGGTCTGATCATGTGCAAAGAAGAGCACCTGAAACTGGTCAACCGCAACGTGTTCCCCGGCACCCAAGGCGGTCCGCTGATGCACGTCGTCGCCGGCAAAGCGGTCTGCTTTGCCGAAGCTTTGGCGGATGATTTCAAGGTTTATGGCAAACGCATCATCGAAAACGCTCAGGCCTTGGCCGAAACCCTGACCGCCACCGGCATGCGGTTGGTCAGCGGCGGAACGGACAACCACCTGATGTTGGTCGACGTGACCACCGCCGGTCTGGGCGGCAAGAAGGCCGAAGCGGTGCTGGACGAATGCGGCATCACGGTCAACATGAACATGATCCCGTTTGACGAGCGGAAACCGATGGACCCGTCGGGGATCCGCATCGGCACCCCCGCCCTGACCACCCGCGGCATGGGACCGGACGAAATGCGTCGCATCGGCGGCTGGATCGATAAAGCCCTTCGCAACAGCGATGATGCGTCGGTCCATCAATCGATCCGCAGCGAAATCAAAGAACTGTGCGACAGCTTCCCCGTCCCCGCCGGTCGTGCAGCCGTGGCCGAAGTGGTCGGCTGA
- a CDS encoding response regulator — translation MNRILIADDNAANRELLEAYLVGVDCDLETAVDGEDTLAKVAAFGPDLVLLDVMMPKLSGFEVCRKIKDDAATSGIMILMVTALNELGDIERAVAAGTDDFLTKPVNKVELLKRVENMLKLKDVNDELERLRQYIQQMETR, via the coding sequence GTGAATCGGATTCTGATCGCCGACGACAATGCGGCGAACCGCGAATTGCTGGAAGCCTACTTGGTGGGCGTCGACTGTGACCTGGAAACCGCGGTCGACGGTGAAGACACGTTGGCCAAGGTCGCCGCGTTTGGGCCGGATTTGGTCCTGCTGGACGTGATGATGCCCAAGCTCAGCGGGTTCGAAGTGTGCCGCAAGATCAAAGACGATGCGGCCACCAGCGGCATCATGATCTTGATGGTCACGGCGCTGAACGAATTGGGCGACATCGAACGTGCGGTCGCCGCGGGGACGGACGACTTTCTGACCAAGCCGGTCAATAAAGTCGAACTGCTGAAACGTGTCGAAAACATGTTGAAGCTGAAGGACGTCAACGACGAACTGGAACGTCTTCGCCAGTACATCCAGCAAATGGAAACCCGCTAG
- a CDS encoding response regulator produces the protein MSQFDGSNSDRGGQRPESSTPRLICIGDPSLAPATHDSLDVVPVRSASEAFDELECGDVVGIWIARDQLPQIGEVRGIAQSGAMLRDMPEGVALLDADMRVLWANRRLLKWAGRDEQTPMGMNFYALLGEPEIMGPDFCPFHTALAIADESNSTLHTADNRYFQVHAAPIHYPDATKQLIVTVGDITDEIMQQQKLAAIHQAGRELADIRPAEIFMMEVDERIELLKDNIRHYLSDLLNYEFIEIRLLEHATGNLMPLLSVGIDQEAADRKLLAHPQGNGITGYVAATGVSYICADVVNDPLFIPGVQGSRSSLTVPLILHDQVLGTLNVESPEPHAFGDTDLQFLEIFARDIALALNTLELLVAQKANTAQQSCDAIHSAVAMPVDEILNDAVNLMEDYIGHGGEMADRLRRILQNTRDIKRTIQQIGQKMTPLEAVPAGSRSPQDEVLRGQRVLVVDADEKVREDAHQLLERYGCIVETASKGDEAVLMVRGLGSGESYDVVISDIQLPDYSGYQLMLRLGERMDRVPMILMQGFGYDPGHSIVKARQNGLHPKGVLYKPFRLDQLIDVVRTILLANQPELAEGCGDAATDEAKKQQNETSGAS, from the coding sequence ATGTCTCAATTCGACGGGTCGAATTCAGATCGCGGCGGTCAGCGACCAGAGTCGTCGACGCCCAGGCTGATTTGCATCGGAGATCCCTCGCTGGCTCCGGCAACGCACGACAGCCTGGATGTGGTACCGGTTCGTTCCGCTTCCGAAGCGTTTGACGAACTGGAATGCGGCGATGTGGTGGGCATTTGGATCGCTCGCGACCAGTTGCCCCAGATCGGCGAGGTGCGCGGTATCGCACAATCAGGCGCGATGTTGCGCGATATGCCCGAAGGCGTCGCCCTGTTGGACGCGGACATGCGCGTCTTGTGGGCCAACCGCCGGCTGTTGAAATGGGCCGGGCGGGACGAGCAGACCCCGATGGGGATGAACTTCTATGCCCTGTTGGGCGAACCCGAAATCATGGGACCGGATTTTTGTCCGTTCCACACGGCTCTGGCCATCGCCGATGAAAGCAACAGCACGCTGCACACGGCCGACAACCGCTATTTCCAGGTCCACGCGGCACCGATCCACTATCCGGATGCAACCAAGCAGCTGATCGTCACCGTCGGCGACATCACCGATGAAATCATGCAGCAGCAAAAGCTGGCTGCGATCCACCAGGCCGGGCGTGAATTGGCCGACATTCGGCCCGCCGAAATTTTCATGATGGAAGTCGACGAGCGGATCGAGCTGCTGAAGGACAACATTCGGCACTACTTGAGCGACTTGCTGAATTACGAGTTCATCGAAATTCGGCTGCTGGAACATGCCACCGGCAATCTGATGCCCTTGTTAAGCGTGGGCATCGACCAAGAAGCGGCCGACCGCAAATTGCTGGCTCATCCCCAGGGCAACGGCATCACGGGATACGTGGCGGCCACGGGCGTCAGTTACATCTGTGCCGATGTGGTCAACGATCCGCTGTTCATTCCCGGCGTGCAGGGATCCCGCAGTTCGCTGACGGTCCCGCTGATCTTGCACGACCAAGTGCTGGGCACGCTGAACGTGGAAAGCCCCGAACCCCATGCGTTCGGCGACACGGATCTGCAGTTCTTGGAAATCTTTGCCCGCGACATCGCACTGGCTCTGAACACGCTGGAATTGCTGGTCGCTCAAAAAGCCAACACCGCCCAGCAAAGCTGTGACGCGATTCACAGTGCCGTGGCGATGCCCGTCGACGAAATCTTGAACGACGCGGTCAACCTGATGGAGGACTACATCGGGCACGGCGGCGAAATGGCCGATCGGCTGCGTCGGATTCTGCAAAACACCCGCGACATCAAACGCACGATCCAACAGATCGGTCAAAAGATGACGCCGCTGGAAGCGGTGCCGGCCGGATCGCGTTCGCCACAGGACGAAGTGCTGCGGGGGCAACGCGTGTTGGTCGTCGACGCCGACGAAAAGGTCCGCGAAGACGCCCACCAGTTGCTGGAACGATACGGATGCATCGTCGAAACGGCGTCCAAGGGCGACGAAGCGGTGCTGATGGTTCGCGGTCTGGGATCGGGCGAATCGTACGACGTGGTGATCAGCGATATCCAGTTGCCCGATTACAGCGGTTACCAGCTGATGTTGCGGTTGGGCGAACGGATGGATCGCGTGCCGATGATTTTGATGCAGGGGTTCGGTTACGACCCGGGGCACAGCATCGTCAAGGCGCGGCAAAACGGGCTGCACCCCAAGGGTGTCCTGTACAAGCCGTTCCGACTGGACCAGCTGATCGATGTGGTCCGGACGATCCTGTTGGCCAACCAGCCGGAATTGGCCGAAGGATGCGGCGACGCGGCAACCGACGAAGCAAAGAAGCAGCAGAACGAAACCAGCGGCGCCAGCTGA